The following coding sequences lie in one Panicum virgatum strain AP13 chromosome 6N, P.virgatum_v5, whole genome shotgun sequence genomic window:
- the LOC120678892 gene encoding uncharacterized protein LOC120678892, whose amino-acid sequence MKKGILALSLLFLLTLASQCSWCAAEGSARLSAGHRLRPHLQIQEELHGKKDLEIQSPSRRPGFGHEASTVEMKHHRRMVTGHKGGSMGGGAGAGGAAAGAGGRTVGGGGAVTRPHNNKNGAAALPVPVASVLALALGCGVALSAFSF is encoded by the exons ATGAAGAAAGGCATCCTTGCACTgtctctcctcttcctcctcacccTTGCCTCCCAGTGTTCATGGTGTGCAGCTGAGGGAAGCGCCAGACTATCCGCAGGGCATCGTCTCAGGCCTCATCTCCAGATACAAGAAGAATTGCATG GAAAGAAGGACCTGGAGATCCAGAGCCCCAGCAGGAGGCCTGGGTTTGGGCACGAGGCGAGCACGGTGGAGATGAAGCATCACAGGAGGATGGTCACCGGGCACAAGGGCGGCAGCATGGGTGGaggagccggcgccggcggcgccgccgcgggcgcgggtggCCGGACcgtgggcggcgggggcgccgtgACGAGGCCGCACAACAACAagaacggcgcggcggcgctgccggtgccggtggcgtCCGTCCTGGCGCTGGCTCTCGGCTGCGGCGTTGCTCTTTCAGCCTTCAGCTTCTGA
- the LOC120678891 gene encoding F-box protein SKIP1-like encodes MATSGLVCGEEKSAAPAPEEERDWSDMTPVCLAEAFSRLALEDLWRGAMACCRSWRDAARSRPGLFAALDLEPGFAESTPGAEAAAWWTPAFQRRVDAMLRSAATLAARELREVRVRHCSDDGLSFAAERSPSLSILSIRTSPAVTDRSMLIVGACCTMLTELDISNCYEVSYKSLEVIGQSCQNLRVLKRNIFNWIDPSEHVGIVPEDYLRECPQDGDREAITISKFMPKLKHLELRFSKLTTVGLNSLPVGCKELEVLDLFGCANLTSRGIDQAAANLKNLETLVKPNIYIPRSSFHMGRYGHWQLYDERFQTNVFQI; translated from the exons ATGGCGACCAGCGGGCTGGTCTGCGGCGAGGAGaagtcggcggcgccggcgccggaggaggagcgggacTGGTCGGATATGACGCCGGTGTGCCTGGCGGAGGCGTTCTCGCGTCTGGCGCTGGAGGACCTGTGGCGGGGCGCCATGGCGTGCTGCCGCTCTTGGCGCGATGCCGCGCGGTCCCGCCCGGGGCTCTTCGCGGCTCTCGACCTCGAGCCCGGATTCGCGGAGTCGACCCCCGGCGCTGAGGCGGCCGCGTGGTGGACGCCCGCCTTCCAGCGCCGCGTCGACGCCATGCTCCGTTCCGCCGCCACGCTCGCTGCGAGGGAGCTTCGCGAAGTCCGCGTCAGGCACTGCTCCGACGACGGGCTCTCTTTCGCCGCCGAGAG GTCTCCAAGTCTTAGTATCCTTTCCATCAGAACAAGTCCGGCTGTAACTGATAGATCAATGCTCATTGTTGGAGCATGCTGCACTATGCTTACAGAATTGGACATCAGCAACTGCTATGAGGTTTCATACAAGTCACTGGAAGTTATTGGCCAGAGCTGCCAGAACCTCAGGGTCCTCAAGCGGAATATTTTCAACTGGATCGACCCATCAGAACATGTCGGAATAGTTCCCGAGGACTACCTAAGAGAATGCCCCCAAGATGGTGACAGGGAAGCCATTACGATATCCAAGTTCATGCCAAAGCTGAAACATCTCGAGCTAAGGTTCTCAAAGCTGACTACTGTCGGTCTCAACTCACTCCCTGTAGGATGCAAGGAGCTGGAGGTCCTGGACCTGTTTGGCTGTGCGAATCTGACAAGCCGGGGGATAGATCAGGCTGCTGCTAACCTGAAAAATCTGGAAACACTTGTAAAGCCCAACATCTACATACCTAGGTCCTCCTTCCATATGGGGAGGTATGGCCACTGGCAGTTATATGACGAGAGGTTCCAGACAAATGTATTTCAGATATGA